The Silvibacterium dinghuense region AATCGACCTTGATATAGTCGGCGAGCTGAATCAGATCGTGATTGCAGCCGTGGAGCTGAAAGTCATCCAGTGCGATGAGATGACCGAACGCCTTGATCTTCCGGCAGGCGTCCTCGACCCATTCGTCTACTTCTACCGTTTCGAGCACCTCCAGCACGGTCGAGGTCGGGAGCAGGGCAAAAAATTCGAGTAGATCTTCGCGGGTGCAGTTTACGAAGACCGGCTTTCCATCTGTGAGCTTCTCCAGGCCGTCCAGCAGCCAATCTTCGATGACGTGCCTGGTCGCACTACGAGGGTCGCTGGTAAACCCCTTGCTGTTCGTTGTGCGGCACAACGCCTCGTAGCCAAACACCTGCCCTTTTGAGTCGAAGATGGGCTGAAGCGCGATGTAACGCCGTTTCCCGGTGTCGGATACCGCACGCTGCTCGGCGCTGTGCCACGCCCCCACACGGTAATCGCTTCCAATCGGCGCGCATGGCGCCTGCAATGAACTCGAAATACTCAACGAAAACCTCCCTACGATCGGAGCGATCAGAGCGGCAACTTCGGGGCCTGGGGAAATCGTTCTGCCAGAGAGTGAGAAAAGTGTTCCTCCTCGCCGCTCCCGGAGATGTGGTTGCATCCGGGGAAACTGAGCCGTCCATGGAGACAAATACGACGAGGAGGAACGGGGGTTAGAACAGGGCCTATACGGACAAATTCCCACCGGCTCCCTGTAGCTCCCGAGGCTTGACCTGTCTACCTGGATTCCCAGTGGATTGTCTGGAACAAGATCATCACGATGCCTGCGTGCCTGGAATGTTCTGAACTGTTTGTTGTCTTTATGCGCATAAAGCTGTTTACTTTCAGCCACCTACGTTTTCCGGGGGAGACCGTTTGTTCCTTCGCCAGGGGACGTTTGCTCTGTGATAGAGTCGCTCCACAAGCACTGTTCTGAGGAGAAATGCCTACCATCGGTCCATTCTCGATTCCGGAAGAGCTCAGTCCGGAGCAAACGAGGCTGATCCGGGCTCATCTGCACGAAGTCATTTCAAGCCCGGCCTTTGCAGGCAGTAAGCGTGCACAGGATTTCCTGCAGTTGATCGTCGAGCACGCCGTCGCTGGCCGCCTGGATCATTTACGGGAGCGCATGATTGGAGCCGAGATGTTCGGCCGGCCGATCGACTATGACACGGCCAACGATGCCGTCGTCCGGGTAAAAGCGACGGAAGTCCGCAAGAAGCTGTTGCAGTTTTATCAGGAAGCGCCGAAGCCCGCTCCCGTGCGCATTGAGCTGCCGACCGGCTCCTACGTGCCGCGATTCTGCTTTGAAGCACCGGAAGCCGTGGCGGCGCCAGATCCGGTGGCAGCCTCGGCAGACGCAAAGGAGAGCGAGCAGGATACGGATGCGAAGGTCCAGCCGGGCATTGCGCGCAGGCTTCTCCTTGCACTGGCGGCCTTGGCGGTGGCTGCCGCGGCCGGCTATTTCGGATACAGACTCTGGCGAGTTCAGCCCCCCTCCAAGCCGAGCATTCGCGCGATTGCCGTGCTGCCCTTGGAAAACCTCTCCGGGGACCCGAGCCAGGAGTACTTCGCCGACGGAGTGACGGAGGAATTGATCTCCGACCTGGGGCAGGTTTCTGCCTTGCGCGTCATTTCCAGGACTTCGACGATGACGTATCAGCACACCCAAAAAACGTTGCCGGAGATTGCGCGCGAATTAGGCGCCGACGTGATCGTGGAAGGTTCGGTACTGCGCGAAGGCCGTAAAGTCCGCGTCACGGCCCAATTGATAGACGCTCATACGGACGAACATCTATGGGCGCAGAATTACGTCCGTGACCTCACCAGCGTCCTCGCTCTTCAGGGAGAGGTAGCGCAGACCATTGCGGATGAGATCAGCATTCATGTCACGCCGCAGGAGCAGGCGCGCTTAGGACATCTGCGCAATGTGAATAATGAAGAGGCGCAGGACCTCTACCTCCTGGGTCGGTATTCGCTGAATTCAGGCGACCCCAGGCAAGCCATCCGCTACATGCAGCAGGCGATTGACAAAGATCCCAACTATGCTCCAGCGTACGCCGGGCTGGCGAACGGCTATGGCTGGCTTGGCGTAGCCGGCTGGATGCCATACCTGGATGCGTTTTCCCGGCAAAAGGCCGCGGCCATGAAAGCCATCGAGTTGGATGACCTGCTGCCCGAAGGGCATGTCGAGTTGGCGGATGCCGCTCTCAACCTGAACTGGGACTGGGGAACCTGCGAGCGAGAGTTAAAGCACGCATTGCAGCTGAACCCCAGCTCGATCTCGGCCCATTCGACATATGGGTTTTATCTCTTGAGGGTAGGAAGAATCCAGGAAGGTCTGGAGCAGCTGAAGCAGC contains the following coding sequences:
- a CDS encoding EAL and HDOD domain-containing protein; translated protein: MSISSSLQAPCAPIGSDYRVGAWHSAEQRAVSDTGKRRYIALQPIFDSKGQVFGYEALCRTTNSKGFTSDPRSATRHVIEDWLLDGLEKLTDGKPVFVNCTREDLLEFFALLPTSTVLEVLETVEVDEWVEDACRKIKAFGHLIALDDFQLHGCNHDLIQLADYIKVDFRQDGKECRKKLLSTLKKRPIQFIAEKVETREELEAALEEGFDLFQGYYLARPILLSKGRSYCSWLNQLRMHWLFKFRWSSHRLSREMKNAKPVPSCQ
- a CDS encoding TPR end-of-group domain-containing protein, with the protein product MPTIGPFSIPEELSPEQTRLIRAHLHEVISSPAFAGSKRAQDFLQLIVEHAVAGRLDHLRERMIGAEMFGRPIDYDTANDAVVRVKATEVRKKLLQFYQEAPKPAPVRIELPTGSYVPRFCFEAPEAVAAPDPVAASADAKESEQDTDAKVQPGIARRLLLALAALAVAAAAGYFGYRLWRVQPPSKPSIRAIAVLPLENLSGDPSQEYFADGVTEELISDLGQVSALRVISRTSTMTYQHTQKTLPEIARELGADVIVEGSVLREGRKVRVTAQLIDAHTDEHLWAQNYVRDLTSVLALQGEVAQTIADEISIHVTPQEQARLGHLRNVNNEEAQDLYLLGRYSLNSGDPRQAIRYMQQAIDKDPNYAPAYAGLANGYGWLGVAGWMPYLDAFSRQKAAAMKAIELDDLLPEGHVELADAALNLNWDWGTCERELKHALQLNPSSISAHSTYGFYLLRVGRIQEGLEQLKQLLVLDPVSSRSFMNAAFAYYYARQYDEAFAQIQRANSFAPNPAETIFPLGVIYAEQGQYQQAIDELKKLGDTPHALGHAGNAYARMGQPAQARKMIENLEAHVQKEGVGRYEIALVYAALGEKDQAFAWLEKSLDAHDKGLTFLKVDPCLDPLRNDPRFQDLVRRVGFP